From the Triticum urartu cultivar G1812 unplaced genomic scaffold, Tu2.1 TuUngrouped_contig_5455, whole genome shotgun sequence genome, one window contains:
- the LOC125529246 gene encoding vegetative cell wall protein gp1-like, with product MGLTEPQGSSEQLEEKLKAAQMSQKEAKRQHAVGERVLTRYIYISDDSEIAANRKEKKSPVPYPASPPPVAHFPSQPPPIPPATPRPTAPGSGAPAGPASFRLTAAPASSGRGAVHAPASFRWHEATAAPAPPRPPAPGSGAPAGPASFRLTAAPASSGRGAVHAPASFRWHEATAAPAPPRPPAPGSGAPAGPASFRLTAAPASSGRGAVHAPASFRWHEATAAPAPPRPPAPGSGAPAGPASFRLTAAPASSGRGAVHAPASFRWHEATAAPAPPRPPAPGSGAPAGPASFRLTAAPASSGRGAVHAPASFRWHEATAAPAPPRPPAPGSGAPAGPASFRLTAAPASSGRGAVHAPASFRWHEATAAPAPPRPPAPGSGAPAGPASFRLTAAPASSGRGAVHAPASFRWHEATAAPAPPRPPAPGSGAPAGPASFRLTAAPASSGRGAVHAPASFRWHEATAAPAPPRPPAPGSGAPAGPASFRLTAAPASSGRGAVHAPASFRWHEATAAPAPPRPPAPGSGAPAGPASFRLTAAPASSGRGAVHAPASFRWHEATAAPASSWPAGDPASSCRGRLLLQARRARASFRREAAASSRHAGAPASFRLKGTSATRK from the exons atgggcttaacagaGCCACAAG GGTCGTCAGAACAACTGGAAGAGAAACTGAAGGCCGCTCAAATGAGCCAAAAAGAGGCGAAGAGACAACATGCCGTGGGCGAGCGTGTTCTGACCCGA tatatatatatatcggatgATTCTGAGATCGCAGCGAAccgaaaagaaaaaaaatctccCGTACCTTATCCGGCTTCCCCTCCCCCCGTCGCGCACTTTCCCTCGCAACCACCCCCGATCCCACCCGCAACCCCCCGACCAACTGCCCCCGGCTCCGGCGCCCCTGCCGGCCCCGCCTCCTTCCGGCTCACCGCCGCCCCAGCCTCCTCTGGGCGCGGGGCCGTCCACGCCCCAGCCTCCTTCCGGTGGCACGAGgccaccgccgcccccgcccccccccGCCCACCTGCCCCCGGCTCCGGCGCCCCTGCCGGCCCCGCCTCCTTCCGGCTCACCGCCGCCCCAGCCTCCTCTGGGCGCGGGGCCGTCCACGCCCCAGCCTCCTTCCGGTGGCACGAGgccaccgccgcccccgcccccccccGCCCACCTGCCCCCGGCTCCGGCGCCCCTGCCGGCCCCGCCTCCTTCCGGCTCACCGCCGCCCCAGCCTCCTCTGGGCGCGGGGCCGTCCACGCCCCAGCCTCCTTCCGGTGGCACGAGgccaccgccgcccccgcccccccccGCCCACCTGCCCCCGGCTCCGGCGCCCCTGCCGGCCCCGCCTCCTTCCGGCTCACCGCCGCCCCAGCCTCCTCTGGGCGCGGGGCCGTCCACGCCCCAGCCTCCTTCCGGTGGCACGAGgccaccgccgcccccgcccccccccGCCCACCTGCCCCCGGCTCCGGCGCCCCTGCCGGCCCCGCCTCCTTCCGGCTCACCGCCGCCCCAGCCTCCTCTGGGCGCGGGGCCGTCCACGCCCCAGCCTCCTTCCGGTGGCACGAGgccaccgccgcccccgcccccccccGCCCACCTGCCCCCGGCTCCGGCGCCCCTGCCGGCCCCGCCTCCTTCCGGCTCACCGCCGCCCCAGCCTCCTCTGGGCGCGGGGCCGTCCACGCCCCAGCCTCCTTCCGGTGGCACGAGgccaccgccgcccccgcccccccccGCCCACCTGCCCCCGGCTCCGGCGCCCCTGCCGGCCCCGCCTCCTTCCGGCTCACCGCCGCCCCAGCCTCCTCTGGGCGCGGGGCCGTCCACGCCCCAGCCTCCTTCCGGTGGCACGAGgccaccgccgcccccgcccccccccGCCCACCTGCCCCCGGCTCCGGCGCCCCTGCCGGCCCCGCCTCCTTCCGGCTCACCGCCGCCCCAGCCTCCTCTGGGCGCGGGGCCGTCCACGCCCCAGCCTCCTTCCGGTGGCACGAGgccaccgccgcccccgcccccccccGCCCACCTGCCCCCGGCTCCGGCGCCCCTGCCGGCCCCGCCTCCTTCCGGCTCACCGCCGCCCCAGCCTCCTCTGGGCGCGGGGCCGTCCACGCCCCAGCCTCCTTCCGGTGGCACGAGgccaccgccgcccccgcccccccccGCCCACCTGCCCCCGGCTCCGGCGCCCCTGCCGGCCCCGCCTCCTTCCGGCTCACCGCCGCCCCAGCCTCCTCTGGGCGCGGGGCCGTCCACGCCCCAGCCTC CTTCCGGTGGCACGAGGCCACCGCCGCCCCCGCCTCCTCCTGGCCCGCCGGCGACCCTGCCTCTTCCTGCCgaggccgcctcctcctccaggCACGTCGCGCCCGTGCCTCCTTCCGGCGCGaggccgccgcctcttccaggcACGCCGGTGCCCCTGCCTCCTTCCGACTCAAGGGCACTTCCGCCACAAGGAAGTAA